From a single Bacillus gobiensis genomic region:
- a CDS encoding purine/pyrimidine permease, with the protein MVTGWVAFGWAKGFGHSISSSSLIHFPKIFAWGVPTFSIGMLVSSLVVTIVLISNIITSVSAMKLVFSEKESESRVKSNHSPSVQTRGNLSRSSFMSGVSGILSALFSTVGVVPVSLAASFVQTTRYFSRKPYFIACAALVASSFFPMIYHALSTLPGQVAYAALLPTFTQIVGIGLKMVLKSQLDSRRLAILGLALSLGLAVMFIPSELISALPVGFQFILGNGMMVGTLIALCLEHIWRTPVELRNQA; encoded by the coding sequence ATGGTCACTGGATGGGTGGCTTTTGGATGGGCAAAAGGCTTTGGGCACTCAATCAGCTCAAGTTCACTCATTCATTTTCCTAAGATATTTGCGTGGGGAGTACCAACGTTCAGTATCGGCATGTTGGTGTCTTCTTTGGTCGTTACTATTGTACTGATAAGTAACATTATAACCAGCGTATCGGCAATGAAATTGGTATTTAGTGAGAAGGAATCTGAATCCAGGGTAAAGTCTAATCATAGTCCATCTGTTCAAACAAGAGGAAACCTTAGCAGGAGCAGCTTCATGAGCGGAGTATCCGGCATTTTATCAGCCCTTTTTTCAACGGTAGGCGTTGTTCCTGTTTCTCTTGCAGCAAGTTTCGTTCAAACGACCAGATATTTCAGTCGAAAACCCTACTTTATCGCTTGTGCTGCTTTGGTAGCTTCATCCTTTTTTCCGATGATTTATCATGCCCTTTCAACATTACCGGGTCAAGTTGCCTATGCCGCATTACTGCCTACATTTACTCAAATTGTAGGGATCGGCCTTAAGATGGTTCTAAAATCACAGCTTGATTCACGAAGGCTGGCCATTCTAGGATTGGCTTTGTCACTTGGCCTCGCTGTTATGTTTATTCCGAGTGAATTGATCTCCGCCTTACCCGTGGGATTTCAATTTATTTTAGGGAATGGGATGATGGTTGGCACGTTGATTGCGTTGTGTCTTGAACACATTTGGCGTACACCTGTCGAATTAAGGAACCAAGCCTAA
- a CDS encoding purine/pyrimidine permease, giving the protein MNNQRVETGFGSIQWFIFLLANSLAFPIIIGQVYHLSADEISSMLQRTFFVVGLGSFLAGWLGHRFPLLDGPAGVWLSAFIVMGDVAMSHGSGARPTLQLLEGGMIASGIILVLISITGTMRRLLKLFTPLVTGSSLMVLGIQLSGTLLKGMVGADSATSSVDIENLFIALGVFITVNHMGK; this is encoded by the coding sequence TTGAACAATCAGAGAGTAGAAACAGGGTTCGGTTCTATTCAGTGGTTTATTTTTTTACTCGCTAATTCTTTGGCTTTTCCCATTATTATTGGTCAGGTGTATCATTTGTCAGCTGATGAGATTTCCAGCATGCTGCAACGCACTTTTTTTGTCGTTGGTTTAGGTTCCTTTTTGGCAGGGTGGTTGGGGCACCGATTTCCTTTACTGGACGGTCCAGCCGGTGTGTGGCTCAGTGCTTTTATCGTGATGGGTGATGTTGCAATGAGTCATGGTTCCGGCGCACGGCCAACCTTGCAGTTATTAGAAGGAGGTATGATCGCCAGCGGCATCATTCTTGTGCTTATCAGTATTACCGGAACCATGAGGCGCCTGCTTAAATTATTTACACCGCTGGTAACAGGAAGCAGTTTAATGGTTTTAGGCATTCAATTAAGCGGGACATTGCTCAAAGGTATGGTTGGGGCAGATTCTGCCACATCGTCAGTTGATATCGAAAATCTGTTTATTGCGTTAGGAGTATTTATAACGGTTAACCATATGGGGAAATAG
- a CDS encoding TetR/AcrR family transcriptional regulator, with amino-acid sequence MGRSIAFNKEEALNKAMFLFWDKGYDATYISDLIKTMGISRSTLYDSFGDKVQLFKLVLENYQKRGSEKKKLLFTGSTAKEALTAYFYKHIEDCYSKQTPDSCLITNSSLLIGHIDPSIEDTLIKNFTDLELKFKQVIEEGQRKGEISEQEDNELIAYTLLSLNHSISLMSRYKKEKDLAYKLADKTIKAL; translated from the coding sequence TTGGGAAGAAGTATCGCGTTTAACAAGGAAGAAGCCTTAAATAAAGCCATGTTTTTATTTTGGGATAAAGGATATGATGCTACATATATTTCTGATCTCATTAAAACGATGGGAATCAGCCGGTCAACGCTTTACGATAGTTTCGGAGATAAGGTTCAATTATTTAAGCTTGTTTTAGAAAATTATCAGAAGCGTGGATCTGAAAAGAAGAAGCTTTTATTTACTGGCAGTACCGCGAAAGAAGCTCTTACAGCTTATTTTTATAAACATATTGAAGATTGTTATTCCAAACAGACGCCAGACAGTTGTCTTATTACTAATTCATCTCTCCTGATTGGGCATATTGATCCTTCCATTGAAGACACACTAATAAAGAATTTTACTGATTTAGAATTAAAGTTTAAACAGGTGATTGAAGAAGGACAAAGAAAGGGAGAAATTTCAGAGCAGGAAGATAACGAATTGATTGCGTACACGTTGTTAAGTTTGAATCACAGCATCAGTCTGATGTCACGATATAAAAAAGAAAAAGATTTAGCATACAAATTAGCAGACAAGACTATTAAAGCTCTATAG
- a CDS encoding polysaccharide pyruvyl transferase family protein produces the protein MDGQKIIAEELVKGIAPNVDAEDLVNNKRKVFLFGSPSYTNIGDQAIAYAEEKFIRNHFPYYEYIEIMDYATDEGIEFVKKIIKENDIVCFTGGGNLGSLYLDIEEDRRKVISAFKDYKTISFPQSVHFEDTEEGRLEKKKSQDAYHQNPNLTLVARESQTFDRLKGTFDSNVIYTPDMVLSLMIKPRNIQRGGVLFVLREDKEKVTDEGFVSELMRWAGKTTSVERTDTVLRDIDTIDYKDREKYFLKMLDRIGSSKLVITDRLHAMIFSIITKTPCLVFGNSYGKAKHSYRDWLEELNFIEYTDEQDIDELERMIDRLLKAEPNDIDLRNDFKPLEDFFKDDQV, from the coding sequence ATGGATGGACAAAAAATAATAGCTGAAGAACTAGTAAAAGGCATTGCTCCAAACGTCGATGCAGAGGACTTAGTCAATAATAAAAGAAAAGTCTTTCTTTTTGGTTCTCCAAGTTATACGAATATTGGAGATCAAGCGATTGCGTATGCGGAAGAAAAATTTATTAGGAATCACTTTCCTTACTACGAGTACATCGAGATTATGGATTATGCAACAGATGAAGGAATTGAATTTGTGAAAAAAATCATTAAAGAAAACGATATTGTCTGTTTTACGGGTGGCGGCAATTTAGGAAGCCTCTATCTTGATATTGAAGAAGACAGAAGAAAAGTAATCAGTGCTTTTAAAGATTACAAGACTATTTCTTTCCCGCAATCCGTCCATTTTGAAGATACAGAAGAAGGAAGATTGGAAAAGAAGAAATCGCAGGACGCTTATCATCAAAATCCTAATTTAACATTGGTCGCAAGAGAGTCGCAGACATTTGATCGATTGAAAGGAACATTCGATTCCAACGTAATCTATACTCCGGATATGGTGCTGTCATTAATGATAAAGCCTAGAAATATTCAAAGAGGCGGCGTGCTCTTTGTTTTGAGAGAAGATAAAGAGAAAGTTACGGATGAAGGTTTCGTCTCAGAATTGATGAGGTGGGCAGGAAAAACAACCTCTGTCGAACGTACGGATACGGTCTTAAGAGACATAGACACCATTGATTATAAAGATCGAGAAAAATATTTCTTGAAAATGCTAGATCGAATCGGCTCAAGCAAATTAGTAATCACCGACCGCCTGCATGCGATGATCTTTTCCATTATCACAAAAACCCCTTGTTTAGTTTTTGGAAATAGTTACGGCAAAGCAAAGCATTCTTATAGAGATTGGCTCGAAGAATTAAACTTCATCGAATATACAGATGAACAAGATATTGATGAACTGGAGCGAATGATCGATCGTTTGCTGAAAGCCGAACCGAATGATATTGATTTACGGAACGACTTTAAACCGTTGGAAGATTTTTTTAAAGATGATCAAGTGTAA
- a CDS encoding NlpC/P60 family protein has protein sequence MSYVFGGDFTGFDCSGLLQWSVLTAKIILPRTANKQYPKSTKILLVYVPSKSKQPSSVVIGMSPNFKPSDNFI, from the coding sequence ATATCCTATGTTTTTGGCGGAGATTTTACGGGATTTGATTGTTCAGGTTTGTTGCAATGGTCTGTTTTGACAGCAAAGATCATTCTCCCAAGAACTGCAAATAAACAATACCCTAAATCCACTAAAATCTTATTGGTTTACGTACCATCCAAATCTAAGCAACCATCTAGTGTAGTGATAGGCATGTCACCAAATTTTAAACCAAGCGATAATTTTATATAA
- a CDS encoding glucosaminidase domain-containing protein, with amino-acid sequence MKILLPLIVNIAVIVILLLIDLSTVNDIKKDRDEAQEKFNELLKENNTKIVTQDENTVLPLTNVVALLAESEQENNKGGLATCSIDENIEEDLWNKQFSRAGVLSEKSDVFIEVANQHDIDPVLFAAIAFHETAWGKSRAVVEKNNPGGLMGSNGLMTFPTLEDGIESMGQTLHNRIIGDGLTTIKDLGGVYAPVGADNDPNNLNKNWVPTITDLTKKLGGLTMNCKENAIGDIVTTAA; translated from the coding sequence ATGAAAATACTCCTCCCATTAATCGTAAATATAGCTGTTATTGTCATTCTTCTGCTAATTGATCTTTCGACAGTAAACGACATAAAAAAAGATCGTGATGAAGCACAAGAAAAATTTAACGAGCTATTAAAAGAAAATAACACAAAAATTGTTACGCAAGATGAAAATACTGTTTTACCTTTAACGAACGTTGTTGCTTTACTTGCAGAATCTGAACAGGAAAATAATAAAGGCGGTTTAGCTACTTGCTCAATAGATGAGAACATAGAAGAAGATTTATGGAACAAACAGTTTTCAAGAGCAGGTGTTTTGTCTGAAAAATCGGATGTATTTATTGAAGTCGCTAACCAACATGACATTGATCCAGTCCTATTCGCAGCGATTGCTTTTCATGAGACAGCATGGGGAAAGTCAAGAGCAGTTGTTGAAAAAAATAATCCCGGTGGATTAATGGGATCTAACGGCTTAATGACTTTCCCAACTCTTGAAGATGGAATTGAATCCATGGGACAAACCCTTCACAATCGCATCATAGGTGATGGTTTAACTACCATAAAGGATTTAGGAGGCGTATATGCGCCCGTAGGAGCAGATAATGACCCTAATAATCTTAATAAGAATTGGGTTCCTACTATTACTGATCTTACAAAAAAACTTGGTGGATTAACCATGAATTGTAAAGAAAATGCGATTGGTGATATTGTGACAACGGCAGCATAG